In Anaerolineales bacterium, the following proteins share a genomic window:
- a CDS encoding peptidoglycan DD-metalloendopeptidase family protein, which produces MSKLISLLKTNSVSIVSWAVTLALAVGMVAGALVWRSSKSTVQAMAPLPTAVSVDEPAEVALPAIPGSEALVSISRKIQIKTNVPADKPRYQPVEYRVKRGDSIFAIAQSYKLTPETVLWANYDVLQDDPHSLKPGQVLSIPPADGIYYQVKENDTINSVADEFDASVDDIVNFPGNSIDLSDPKVVSGSWLMIPGGTREFVQWLVPTIGTGNSGTGTSPTSQSACPGGAVGSGGFIWPADSHSLSGNDYWSGHLGIDIAAGEGAPVYAADSGVVTMAQGGYNYGYGNVIQIDHGNGFSTVYAHLSVIGVSQCQSVSAGQWIGAAGNTGNSQGAHLHFEVRQGGGSISPWFVLP; this is translated from the coding sequence ATGTCCAAGTTGATTTCGCTGTTAAAGACCAATTCAGTTTCCATCGTCAGTTGGGCGGTCACGCTCGCGCTGGCGGTGGGTATGGTCGCGGGCGCGCTGGTATGGAGGAGTTCCAAATCTACGGTGCAGGCGATGGCGCCACTGCCGACCGCCGTGTCGGTGGATGAACCGGCTGAAGTGGCGCTGCCAGCCATCCCTGGGTCTGAAGCGTTGGTGTCCATCTCGCGCAAGATCCAGATCAAGACCAACGTCCCGGCGGATAAGCCGCGCTACCAGCCCGTCGAATATCGCGTGAAGCGCGGCGATTCGATCTTCGCCATCGCGCAATCCTATAAACTGACTCCTGAAACGGTCTTGTGGGCAAATTACGATGTTTTGCAGGACGATCCGCACAGCCTCAAGCCGGGGCAAGTGTTGAGCATTCCTCCTGCGGACGGCATTTATTATCAGGTGAAGGAAAACGATACCATCAATTCGGTTGCCGATGAATTTGACGCCAGCGTGGACGATATTGTCAATTTTCCCGGCAACTCGATTGACCTCTCCGACCCCAAGGTTGTCTCCGGTTCATGGTTGATGATCCCGGGCGGCACGCGTGAATTTGTGCAATGGCTCGTCCCGACGATCGGTACGGGCAACTCCGGCACTGGCACTTCACCGACCAGCCAAAGCGCGTGTCCCGGCGGAGCGGTGGGAAGCGGCGGTTTTATTTGGCCCGCCGATTCGCACTCGCTTTCCGGTAACGATTATTGGAGCGGGCATCTCGGTATTGATATCGCGGCTGGCGAAGGGGCGCCAGTCTACGCGGCGGATAGCGGCGTTGTGACCATGGCGCAGGGCGGTTACAATTATGGTTACGGTAACGTGATCCAGATTGATCACGGCAACGGGTTTTCAACTGTGTATGCCCACTTAAGCGTAATCGGCGTTTCGCAATGCCAGAGCGTGAGCGCCGGTCAATGGATCGGCGCGGCGGGCAACACCGGCAACTCGCAAGGCGCGCACTTGCACTTCGAGGTGCGTCAAGGCGGCGGCTCGATCAGCCCGTGGTTCGTCCTCCCTTAG
- a CDS encoding biotin--[acetyl-CoA-carboxylase] ligase → MNQETLTELSSQLPLGEIRYFDSTGSTNDEALKWAQSGARDMSIIVADEQTMGRGRMDRPWFTPPGTALAFSLILRPTLTEKPHLSRLVGLAALSIVKPLQAFGLSPQIKWPNDILLDQRKVAGVLIELVWSGEDVVCVVIGVGINVSKRAVPGTDILRFPGTSLEDALGNIVEREKLLKDILSAFIALRPQLGSDGFMNQWGEVLAYRGRQVRVEMGGDQTVVGKLEGILSDGSLRIRDDNGKSVTVHFGDVRLRPFTDILKNKATHV, encoded by the coding sequence ATGAATCAAGAAACCCTCACTGAATTGTCATCACAACTGCCCCTCGGTGAGATCCGTTATTTCGATTCGACCGGCTCCACCAACGACGAAGCGTTGAAGTGGGCGCAGTCCGGCGCACGCGACATGTCCATTATTGTGGCGGATGAACAGACAATGGGACGCGGCAGAATGGATCGTCCGTGGTTCACGCCGCCGGGGACTGCCCTTGCTTTCAGTTTGATCCTCCGCCCCACTTTGACGGAAAAACCGCATCTTTCCAGACTGGTGGGACTCGCCGCGCTTTCCATCGTGAAGCCGCTTCAAGCCTTCGGCCTCTCTCCGCAGATCAAATGGCCCAACGACATTTTGTTGGATCAGCGTAAAGTAGCGGGCGTGTTGATCGAACTGGTCTGGTCCGGCGAGGATGTGGTCTGCGTGGTGATCGGCGTTGGGATCAATGTGTCAAAGCGCGCCGTTCCGGGCACCGATATCCTTCGTTTCCCCGGCACGAGTTTGGAAGACGCGCTTGGCAACATCGTCGAACGGGAAAAATTGCTCAAAGACATTCTCTCTGCTTTCATCGCATTACGCCCACAACTCGGCTCGGATGGATTTATGAACCAATGGGGCGAAGTTCTTGCGTATCGCGGCAGGCAGGTGCGAGTGGAGATGGGCGGTGATCAAACCGTCGTCGGCAAGTTGGAAGGCATCCTTTCAGACGGAAGTCTGCGTATACGCGATGACAATGGCAAATCCGTAACAGTCCATTTTGGCGACGTTCGCCTGCGTCCATTCACTGATATACTCAAGAACAAGGCAACCCATGTTTGA
- the gyrA gene encoding DNA gyrase subunit A, whose product MADETTQAGNIESVDIDAQMRSAYLDYAMSVIVARALPDARDGLKPVHRRILFAMQELGIRSNSAYKKSARIVGEVLGKFHPHGDSAVYETMARMAQDFSMRYLLVDGQGNFGSIDGDAPAAMRYTEARLQKLAEELLADLDKDTVDFGPNFDDSLEEPLVLPARVPNMLLNGTSGIAVGMATNIPPHNLRELVDAINYLIDNHDKMDDIPVEDLMKFVKGPDFPTGGIIVGREGIESTYGTGKGRIVVRGMAHIEEGKGGKHEIVITEIPYQVNKTTLIERIAELVRDDKIDQIADLRDESDQRGMSIVIELKRGAQPKKVLNQLYKYTSLQTTFGAQMLALVDGEPRTLPLKRALQIFIEHRQVVIVRRTNFELAKARARQHILDGYLIALANLDKVIKTIRESEDADVAKQNLMKRFKLSDLQAQAILDMQLRRLAALERWKIEEEHKQVAEQIAYLEDLLAHPKKVLALIQSDLNELAEKYGDDRRTRIASDAKEELSEADLVQDEAVLISLTERGYIKRVAASAFRSQSRGGRGVKGFETKEEDEVVALIPARSLDTMLFFSDKGKVYSEKVYQIPDADRTAKGIPLVNVLALGADERVTAAIAVSDFSAHGFCVMATARGKTKRVVMEEFASVRPSGLIALNLSDGDQLGWARVTSGKDDLIFVTQNGQALRYNETKIRAMGRQAAGVTAIKLKKGDEVTSMDVVEKDASLLVVTSGGFGKQTPLKEYSPKGRATYGVATIDQKATKEIGKIVSARVVQKDDDLTIMTANGQTIRIKNKTVKTAGRATKGVHLIKPQDGDYVASVARISAEDLKKAGAAMMEEENSEPQPQLI is encoded by the coding sequence ATGGCAGACGAAACCACCCAAGCTGGAAACATCGAATCCGTTGATATTGACGCCCAGATGCGCTCGGCATACCTCGATTACGCCATGAGCGTGATCGTGGCGCGCGCCCTTCCCGATGCCCGCGATGGGCTGAAACCCGTCCATCGGCGTATTTTATTCGCCATGCAAGAACTGGGAATTCGTTCAAATTCAGCCTACAAGAAATCCGCGCGTATCGTGGGCGAAGTTCTAGGTAAATTCCATCCGCACGGCGACTCGGCGGTCTACGAAACGATGGCGCGCATGGCACAGGATTTCTCCATGCGCTACCTGCTCGTGGATGGACAGGGCAACTTCGGTTCAATTGACGGAGACGCGCCCGCCGCCATGCGTTACACCGAAGCCCGCCTCCAAAAACTGGCGGAAGAACTGCTCGCCGACCTCGACAAAGACACCGTGGACTTCGGTCCCAACTTCGACGATTCGCTCGAAGAGCCGCTTGTTTTGCCTGCCCGTGTGCCGAACATGCTCCTCAACGGCACGTCGGGCATCGCAGTCGGTATGGCGACGAACATCCCGCCGCATAACCTGCGCGAACTCGTGGATGCCATCAATTATTTGATTGACAACCACGACAAGATGGATGACATCCCAGTCGAAGACTTGATGAAGTTTGTGAAAGGACCCGACTTCCCGACTGGCGGCATCATCGTCGGGCGCGAAGGAATCGAATCCACCTACGGCACGGGCAAGGGACGCATCGTCGTGCGTGGCATGGCTCATATTGAAGAGGGGAAGGGCGGCAAGCACGAGATCGTCATCACCGAGATTCCGTATCAGGTCAACAAAACGACATTGATCGAACGCATCGCCGAACTAGTGCGCGACGACAAAATCGACCAGATTGCCGACCTGCGCGACGAATCCGACCAGCGCGGCATGAGCATCGTCATCGAACTCAAACGCGGCGCGCAACCGAAGAAAGTGTTGAACCAACTTTACAAGTACACCTCCCTGCAAACCACGTTCGGCGCGCAGATGCTGGCGCTCGTGGATGGCGAGCCGCGCACGCTTCCGCTCAAGCGCGCTTTGCAAATCTTCATCGAACATCGGCAGGTGGTCATTGTCCGCCGCACGAATTTTGAGTTAGCGAAAGCCCGCGCACGACAACACATCCTTGACGGATATTTAATCGCCCTTGCTAATCTCGACAAGGTCATCAAGACCATCCGTGAATCGGAAGACGCCGACGTAGCCAAGCAAAACTTGATGAAGCGTTTCAAGTTAAGCGACCTGCAGGCGCAGGCGATTCTCGATATGCAATTGCGCCGCCTCGCCGCTCTCGAACGCTGGAAGATCGAAGAGGAACACAAACAAGTCGCCGAGCAGATCGCCTATCTCGAAGATCTGCTTGCTCATCCCAAAAAGGTTCTCGCGCTTATTCAAAGCGACTTGAACGAACTTGCGGAAAAATACGGCGACGACCGTCGCACGCGCATCGCTTCAGACGCCAAAGAGGAACTCAGCGAAGCCGACCTCGTTCAAGATGAGGCCGTTCTCATCAGCCTCACCGAACGCGGCTACATCAAACGCGTCGCGGCGTCGGCGTTCCGCTCGCAGAGTCGTGGTGGACGCGGCGTGAAGGGTTTTGAAACAAAAGAAGAGGATGAAGTTGTCGCGCTCATCCCCGCGCGCAGTCTCGACACGATGCTGTTCTTCTCCGACAAAGGAAAAGTCTACAGCGAGAAGGTCTATCAAATCCCCGATGCGGATCGAACCGCGAAAGGCATCCCGCTCGTCAACGTGTTGGCGTTGGGCGCGGACGAACGCGTCACCGCCGCCATCGCGGTTTCTGATTTCTCCGCGCATGGATTTTGCGTCATGGCGACCGCGCGCGGCAAGACCAAGCGAGTCGTCATGGAAGAATTCGCTTCAGTCCGACCTTCGGGCTTGATCGCGCTTAACCTGAGCGACGGCGACCAGTTGGGCTGGGCGCGCGTCACCAGCGGCAAAGATGATTTGATCTTCGTCACGCAAAACGGACAAGCTCTGCGCTACAACGAAACCAAGATCCGCGCTATGGGACGGCAAGCCGCGGGCGTCACCGCGATCAAACTCAAGAAGGGCGACGAAGTCACAAGCATGGATGTTGTCGAGAAGGACGCGTCTCTGCTTGTCGTCACCAGCGGCGGCTTTGGTAAGCAAACTCCATTGAAAGAGTATTCGCCCAAAGGACGCGCGACCTATGGCGTCGCAACCATTGACCAGAAGGCAACGAAAGAGATTGGCAAGATCGTCTCCGCCCGCGTTGTGCAAAAGGACGATGACCTCACTATCATGACCGCCAACGGACAGACCATCCGAATCAAAAACAAAACTGTGAAAACTGCAGGACGCGCCACCAAAGGCGTCCACCTCATCAAGCCGCAAGACGGCGACTACGTGGCGTCTGTGGCGCGCATCTCGGCGGAGGATTTGAAGAAGGCTGGGGCGGCGATGATGGAGGAGGAAAACTCCGAGCCGCAACCGCAGTTGATCTAA
- a CDS encoding electron transfer flavoprotein subunit beta/FixA family protein, translating into MKIIACIKQVPDSEAKVKAEGGQVDTGGATLVINPFDEYAVEGALQQREAVNGSTVTALCIGPESAKEALKHALAMGADDAILVSDPALNNLDTAGAARVLAAAIQKIGGVDMVVFGRQTLDNGSGMTPAQTARLLGWSLLGLAGQIKIEERSVNVERVIEEGRQSVKANLPVVISVVQSIGEPRYPSFMGIRKASKAEIPVWSLSDLGIAAPDALVKRSDLMNPPARDTSVEIIAGESPAEIADKLADKLIAEKVL; encoded by the coding sequence TTGAAAATCATCGCATGTATCAAACAAGTCCCAGACTCGGAAGCGAAAGTTAAAGCCGAGGGCGGGCAAGTCGACACGGGAGGCGCGACGCTGGTCATCAACCCGTTCGACGAGTACGCGGTCGAAGGCGCGCTTCAGCAGAGAGAAGCCGTGAACGGCTCGACGGTCACCGCGTTGTGCATCGGACCCGAATCTGCGAAGGAAGCGTTGAAACACGCGCTCGCCATGGGCGCAGACGATGCCATCCTCGTCTCAGACCCCGCGCTGAACAATTTGGATACGGCGGGCGCGGCGCGCGTCCTTGCCGCGGCGATTCAAAAAATCGGCGGCGTGGATATGGTCGTGTTCGGACGACAGACTCTCGACAACGGCTCAGGCATGACGCCCGCGCAAACCGCGCGCCTGCTGGGGTGGTCACTGCTGGGGTTGGCGGGGCAGATCAAAATCGAGGAAAGAAGCGTGAACGTTGAACGAGTCATCGAAGAAGGCAGGCAATCCGTCAAAGCGAATCTGCCCGTCGTCATCAGCGTTGTGCAAAGCATCGGCGAGCCGCGCTACCCATCATTCATGGGCATCCGCAAAGCGTCAAAAGCCGAAATCCCCGTGTGGTCGTTGAGCGATTTAGGTATCGCCGCGCCCGACGCGCTCGTCAAACGCAGCGATTTGATGAACCCGCCCGCGCGCGACACGTCTGTTGAAATTATCGCGGGCGAAAGTCCTGCCGAGATCGCCGATAAACTCGCCGACAAACTCATCGCGGAGAAAGTGCTATGA
- a CDS encoding electron transfer flavoprotein subunit alpha/FixB family protein — protein MKIFVYIDHFKGEALATSWEALGLAKSLGGSSPLTTTALVFGSGVDALANTALEYGADDVLLADDPALLDYRAEPYASTLSALVLRQAQDNASSSTPNLILFPSTTRTRELTAMAGVDLNCGVISDATAIEASGDSIVVTRPIYEGKLFEKVTCSSALQLVTLRGRAFPKPERQAGKTGTITKVEAKTDSLTTVEGYSVADIGVSLNDAGVIVSGGRGVSNNPSLQPPAGLDDKQAEIWRAHQGFKLVGELASVLGGAVGASRAAVDGGYIPYSNQVGQTGKVVAPDLYIACGISGAIQHLAGIRSAKMVVAINKDPDAPIFKVARYGVVGDLFQIVPALTEAFKKKLGK, from the coding sequence ATGAAAATTTTTGTTTACATTGATCATTTCAAAGGCGAAGCGCTTGCCACGTCATGGGAGGCGCTCGGTCTCGCAAAAAGTTTGGGTGGTTCGTCTCCGCTCACCACGACCGCGCTCGTTTTCGGTTCTGGCGTGGACGCGCTGGCAAACACCGCGTTGGAATACGGCGCGGATGACGTTCTGCTGGCAGACGACCCCGCGCTTTTGGATTATCGCGCCGAGCCATACGCTTCGACTCTTTCCGCGCTCGTCCTTCGACAAGCTCAGGACAACGCTTCTTCTTCGACCCCCAACCTGATTCTGTTTCCTTCAACGACGCGCACACGTGAACTGACCGCCATGGCTGGCGTTGACTTGAACTGCGGCGTGATCTCCGATGCGACAGCGATCGAAGCGAGCGGCGATTCGATCGTGGTCACGCGTCCGATCTACGAAGGAAAGTTATTCGAAAAAGTAACGTGTTCATCCGCGTTGCAACTCGTCACCTTGCGCGGACGCGCGTTCCCGAAACCCGAAAGGCAGGCGGGCAAAACGGGAACGATCACAAAAGTTGAAGCGAAAACCGATTCGCTCACAACGGTCGAAGGCTACAGCGTTGCCGACATCGGCGTGAGCCTGAACGACGCGGGTGTCATCGTCTCAGGTGGGCGCGGCGTCTCGAATAATCCGTCCTTGCAACCGCCCGCAGGACTTGACGATAAGCAAGCCGAAATTTGGCGCGCTCATCAAGGATTCAAACTCGTCGGTGAACTTGCTTCCGTCTTGGGCGGCGCGGTCGGCGCCTCACGCGCGGCAGTGGACGGCGGCTACATTCCCTACTCGAATCAAGTCGGGCAGACGGGCAAAGTCGTCGCCCCTGATTTGTACATCGCTTGCGGAATCTCTGGTGCGATCCAACACTTGGCGGGCATCCGCTCGGCGAAGATGGTCGTCGCCATCAACAAAGACCCCGACGCGCCGATCTTCAAAGTGGCGCGCTACGGCGTGGTCGGCGACCTGTTCCAAATCGTCCCCGCGTTGACGGAGGCGTTCAAGAAGAAGTTGGGAAAATAA
- a CDS encoding sigma-70 family RNA polymerase sigma factor: MKPIADTETMLIETAKRGDPDAFNLLVLKYQDLLYRISLRIVQDECGAEDAVQNAFIQAFQNIRSFRGGSFKSWLARVAVNASYDELRRTKRHISTPLEQFNQEGEEIESPVWMTDLSAGPQELAESRELQRAMQDCIRALIPDYRLMVILVDIEGMSYEEAAHAARVPVGTVKSRLARARMQLRSALKRFENLLPSAYQVELPASVYA; the protein is encoded by the coding sequence ATGAAACCCATCGCCGATACCGAAACCATGCTTATCGAAACAGCCAAGCGCGGCGACCCCGACGCGTTTAACTTGTTGGTGTTGAAGTATCAAGACTTGCTGTATCGGATTTCTCTGCGTATCGTTCAGGATGAATGCGGCGCGGAAGACGCCGTGCAGAACGCCTTCATTCAAGCGTTTCAAAATATCCGCTCGTTTCGCGGTGGATCATTCAAGAGTTGGCTGGCGCGCGTGGCGGTCAACGCGAGTTACGATGAGTTGCGCCGCACAAAGCGTCACATTTCGACGCCGCTCGAGCAGTTCAACCAGGAAGGGGAGGAGATCGAATCTCCAGTGTGGATGACCGACCTCTCCGCCGGTCCGCAGGAGTTGGCGGAATCACGAGAACTACAACGGGCGATGCAAGATTGCATCCGCGCGTTGATTCCCGATTATCGGTTGATGGTGATTCTGGTTGATATCGAGGGCATGTCCTACGAGGAAGCCGCTCACGCGGCGCGCGTGCCGGTCGGGACGGTGAAAAGTCGTTTGGCGCGAGCCCGGATGCAATTACGCTCGGCATTGAAACGATTCGAGAACCTGCTGCCGTCTGCATATCAGGTTGAGTTGCCCGCCTCAGTGTATGCGTAA
- a CDS encoding HAMP domain-containing sensor histidine kinase: protein MLKKFAWKKLVPFLLPVLVGLLLFIAAQIFMPTVSPVISTADLGIAGFVLGISIRNVGIVAFLFGFVITAIVILARRWDRRHVSEAQTLYADYVQSTEQKRRQFLRRLDHEIKNPLTGLRAALVNLQEAQAADERWQAGQNAGKAVERLTRLLTDLRKLADLDERPIERYAVSVPELLDDVVEAARAIPAYEGRNISLLIPKIPSPFPMITGDRDLLVLAVYNLVENALKFTSANDSVEVRALEDGRSVVIEVADSGVGIPSEDLSKIFEELYRGSNARSTEGSGLGLALVNRIAILHGGGVGVRSSQNEPRGTVITLRLPRR from the coding sequence ATGCTCAAAAAGTTTGCATGGAAGAAACTAGTCCCATTCCTTCTGCCTGTGTTGGTGGGATTGTTGCTGTTCATCGCGGCGCAAATTTTCATGCCCACCGTATCGCCCGTCATTTCCACGGCTGACTTGGGCATCGCGGGGTTTGTGCTTGGCATATCCATACGCAACGTCGGAATCGTTGCCTTCCTTTTTGGTTTTGTGATCACCGCGATCGTCATCCTTGCCCGCCGCTGGGACCGGCGTCACGTTTCGGAAGCGCAGACTTTATACGCCGATTATGTCCAATCAACGGAGCAGAAGCGTCGTCAATTTTTGAGGCGACTAGATCACGAGATCAAGAATCCGTTGACCGGATTGCGCGCCGCGTTGGTCAATCTGCAAGAAGCGCAGGCGGCGGACGAACGCTGGCAAGCGGGACAAAACGCCGGCAAAGCAGTGGAACGCTTGACGCGCTTGCTTACCGATCTGCGAAAATTAGCCGACCTCGATGAGCGTCCCATCGAACGCTACGCGGTCAGCGTGCCCGAGTTGCTCGACGACGTTGTCGAAGCCGCGCGTGCCATCCCTGCCTACGAAGGGCGCAACATCAGCTTGTTGATTCCGAAGATTCCCTCGCCGTTCCCCATGATCACGGGCGACCGCGATCTGCTTGTGCTGGCGGTGTATAACCTCGTCGAAAATGCGCTCAAGTTCACGTCCGCGAATGACTCGGTGGAGGTGCGCGCGCTCGAAGATGGCCGGTCTGTCGTCATCGAGGTGGCGGATTCGGGTGTGGGAATCCCAAGCGAGGATCTATCGAAGATCTTCGAAGAGTTGTATCGGGGATCGAATGCACGCAGCACGGAGGGGAGTGGGCTGGGGCTCGCCCTCGTCAATCGTATAGCCATCTTACACGGAGGCGGCGTCGGCGTCCGCTCCAGCCAGAATGAGCCGCGCGGAACGGTGATCACTCTGCGTTTACCGAGGCGATGA
- a CDS encoding response regulator transcription factor gives MSLDRSTILLADDDPTIADSLAPFLERAGFHVLVVSDGMTALDKAQAHHPELIILDVLMPRMDGRETLRRLRKLNIWTPTILLTQVGEASERALALEEGADDYLNKPFDPHELLARIRAVLRRARPGERSLSMAWLLTADDLSLDRRARRATLSGETLELTPKAFSVLEYLMTHPDEAISRERLLNAVWGWEYPAGTRTVDTRMAELRRALDDDPAEPRFIETIPSEGYRFIASVHGEG, from the coding sequence ATGTCCCTCGATCGCTCCACCATCCTCCTTGCCGACGACGATCCCACGATTGCGGATAGCCTCGCGCCATTCTTAGAGCGCGCCGGCTTTCACGTGCTGGTCGTTTCCGATGGCATGACCGCGCTCGACAAAGCGCAAGCGCATCACCCCGAATTGATCATCCTCGATGTGCTGATGCCGCGCATGGACGGACGAGAAACCTTGCGCCGCTTGCGCAAGTTGAACATCTGGACTCCCACCATCCTGCTCACACAAGTCGGCGAAGCCTCCGAGCGCGCGCTCGCCCTCGAAGAAGGCGCGGACGATTATCTCAACAAGCCGTTCGATCCGCATGAATTGCTGGCGCGTATCCGCGCGGTGCTGCGGAGGGCGCGTCCTGGCGAGCGCTCGCTTTCGATGGCATGGCTTCTCACCGCGGACGACCTTTCCCTAGACCGCCGCGCTCGCCGTGCGACTCTTTCCGGCGAAACGCTTGAACTAACTCCCAAGGCATTCTCCGTATTGGAATATTTGATGACCCATCCCGACGAAGCGATCTCGCGCGAACGATTGCTCAATGCCGTATGGGGCTGGGAATATCCCGCCGGTACGCGCACCGTAGACACGCGCATGGCTGAACTCCGCCGCGCGCTTGACGACGATCCCGCCGAGCCGCGCTTCATCGAAACGATTCCTAGCGAGGGCTATCGTTTTATCGCGTCCGTTCACGGAGAGGGGTAA